Proteins from one Rosa chinensis cultivar Old Blush chromosome 7, RchiOBHm-V2, whole genome shotgun sequence genomic window:
- the LOC112180636 gene encoding uncharacterized protein LOC112180636, whose product MQNNSDSELNAVKKRLVLNDDAAGLLVEENHEVLEGSHKVTTIIEEEVRDIMAPKTSANDDLETTAAVHKCELAVDRVDNIVAIGTIIQVNVASSDQLIHGVPLGNENMRVSIVRAIVDDALLPIPVKDEIVTVSDAIGTCVAWPRNLVVIPGEKAPPKAIQQKKKNRANTKKRMRNVFDDNEDLENLPPNLPTTLKDLCTWGNNFLRDRVTIHTTFAADLFGRSKKVCLLRSDLYTMANKLEVSNHVLVFYMSYLHEVLKKCKMVDMVAFVDPDQTGTLGCGNPTERARSLSDCYRQGRLGQIFVVPHNSGAHRMLTVVNPNEEVVHFMDPLKRRLDTGEWKSIVNNSIKIYNAHKNQKGRKVIQWKNLAMSRLNFL is encoded by the exons ATGCAGAATAATTCGGACAGTGAGCTCAATGCAGTGAAGAAGAGGTTGGTTTTAAATGATGATGCAGCTGGACTGTTAGTTGAAGAGAACCATGAAGTTCTAGAAGGGAGCCACAAAGTAACGACAATAATCGAGGAGGAGGTTAGAGACATCATGGCTCCCAAAACTTCAGCAAATGATGATTTG GAGACGACTGCTGCGGTCCATAAGTGTGAACTGGCAGTAGATAGGGTGGACAACATTGTTGCTATTGGAACAATTATTCAAGTGAATGTTGCATCGAGTGATCAGCTGATACATGGTGTTCCATTGGGAAATGAAAATATGCGCGTCTCAATTGTTCGAGCCATTGTTGATGATGCCCTGTTACCTATTCCGGTGAAGGATGAGATTGTCACTGTCAGCGACGCTATTGGTACTTGTGTTGCCTGGCCAAGAAACCTGGTTGTTATCCCTGGAGAAAAGGCACCCCCTAAAGCCATTCAGCAGAAG AAAAAAAATCGTGCTAATACCAAGAAGAGAATGAGAAATGTATTTGATGACAATGAAGACCTTGAAAACTTGCCACCGAATCTGCCAACGACATTAAAGGATTTGTGCACGTGGGGGAACAATTTCCTTAGAGACAGGGTCACCATCCACACAACATTTGCTGCAGACCTTTTCGGCCGTTCAAAGAAAGTCTGTCTGTTAAGAAGTGATCTCTATACCATGGCCAACAAGCTAGAAGTATCAAATCATGTACTTGTGTTTTACATGAG CTACCTTCATGAAGTCTTGAAGAAGTGTAAGATGGTGGATATGGTTGCCTTTGTCGATCCTGATCAGACTGGTACACTTGGGTGTGGAAATCCCACTGAAAGGGCTCGGTCTTTGTCAGATTGCTATAGGCAAGGGAGGTTAGGGCAAATCTTTGTGGTTCCACATAACTCAGG TGCTCATCGGATGTTGACGGTTGTGAACCCAAATGAAGAAGTCGTGCACTTCATGGATCCACTTAAAAGGCGACTCGATACTGGGGAATGGAAATCTATTGTCAACAA ctccattaaaatctataatGCTCACAAGAATCAGAAAGGAAGGAAAGTAATTCAATGGAAGAATCTTGCTATGAGTCGGTTGAACTTTTTGTAG